The following coding sequences lie in one Halorarum halophilum genomic window:
- a CDS encoding ABC transporter permease, whose amino-acid sequence MNGRWLARRIGMAFVVIYTTITLTFFLIRLMPGSPIDRMRAELYQRYGATMSEAEINRQVRLYLNVKPDEPLHVQYFDYVIKTFQGDLGYSYIQGVEVSVLLADVLPWTVFLLSVAITFQYVIGILLGAMMAYTEGSRFDLSASALSTFVVSVPFYVFAFILVFFFVFQWGIFPQGGKFAAGLNPGSLAWYRSVLYHATLPVVSLVATGFGGIALSMRANSIQTLGSDYIRGARLRGLSDHRISYRYVARNAILPLYTGLLIQIGFLFGGSVILEQIFSYRGVGYLMLDSALRRDYPVMMGAFLVITIAVVVGVFVADLTYGRLDPRIETGGEGR is encoded by the coding sequence GTGAACGGACGCTGGCTGGCGCGCCGCATCGGGATGGCGTTCGTCGTCATCTACACGACGATCACGCTCACGTTCTTCCTCATCCGGCTGATGCCGGGCAGCCCCATCGACCGGATGCGGGCGGAGCTCTACCAGCGCTACGGCGCGACGATGAGCGAGGCGGAGATCAACCGGCAGGTGCGGCTCTACCTGAACGTCAAACCCGACGAACCGCTCCACGTGCAATACTTCGACTACGTGATCAAGACGTTCCAGGGCGACCTCGGCTACTCGTACATCCAGGGCGTCGAGGTGTCGGTGCTCCTGGCGGACGTCCTCCCCTGGACGGTGTTCCTGCTCAGCGTCGCCATCACGTTCCAGTACGTCATCGGCATCCTGCTCGGCGCGATGATGGCCTACACGGAGGGGAGTCGGTTCGACCTGTCCGCCTCCGCGCTCAGCACGTTCGTCGTCTCGGTGCCGTTCTACGTGTTCGCGTTCATCCTCGTGTTCTTCTTCGTCTTCCAGTGGGGGATCTTCCCCCAGGGCGGCAAGTTCGCGGCGGGGCTCAACCCCGGGTCGCTGGCGTGGTACCGGAGCGTACTCTACCACGCGACACTCCCCGTCGTCTCGCTCGTCGCCACCGGCTTCGGGGGCATCGCGCTGAGCATGCGCGCCAACAGCATCCAGACGCTCGGGTCCGACTACATCCGCGGGGCCCGCCTGCGCGGCCTGTCGGACCACCGCATTTCCTACCGGTACGTCGCGAGGAACGCCATCCTCCCGCTGTACACGGGGCTGCTCATCCAGATCGGGTTCCTGTTCGGCGGGTCGGTCATCCTGGAGCAGATCTTCAGCTACCGGGGGGTCGGCTACCTGATGCTCGACTCGGCGCTGCGCCGGGACTACCCGGTCATGATGGGGGCGTTCCTCGTCATCACCATCGCCGTCGTCGTCGGCGTGTTCGTCGCTGACCTCACGTACGGACGGCTCGATCCGCGTATCGAGACGGGGGGTGAGGGACGGTGA
- a CDS encoding acyl-CoA dehydrogenase family protein, whose product MDFRLTDDQRALREDVRAFTREEIRPAAIELDWNGEYPDEILEELGERRLTGLTIPEEYGGRGEGLVELALVTEELAAGLMSVASATALHLGVAAVVERFGTDAQRETFLPGMATFDRVGALGLSEANAGSDKLAMETTAERDGDEWVLNGHKEWVTNFLDADVVLTYAKTGPDGDAPNNVSAFLVPTDAFEVEEEWQTLGAWSVKSPRVRLDDVRVPADRLVGEEGEAYVQRGEVKTGVNVPARGVGIARAALEDTVAYTSEREQFDQPVGDFQGVRWRVAEMAERVDAARLLTLRAAARADRGADVGRELSMAKIRATESAVENANDALQLHGGKGYTNEHHVERYLRDARLLTIAGGPNELHRNTLADAVFDARSESASTE is encoded by the coding sequence ATGGACTTCCGGCTCACCGACGATCAGCGGGCGTTGCGTGAGGACGTCCGGGCGTTCACCCGGGAGGAGATCCGCCCGGCGGCGATCGAACTCGACTGGAACGGGGAGTACCCCGACGAGATCCTCGAGGAACTCGGGGAACGTCGCCTGACCGGACTCACCATCCCCGAGGAGTACGGCGGTCGCGGGGAGGGGCTGGTCGAACTCGCGCTCGTGACCGAGGAGCTCGCGGCCGGGCTCATGTCGGTCGCCAGCGCGACGGCGCTCCACCTGGGCGTCGCCGCCGTCGTCGAGCGGTTCGGCACCGACGCGCAGAGGGAGACGTTCCTGCCGGGGATGGCGACGTTCGACCGGGTCGGCGCGCTCGGGCTCAGCGAGGCGAACGCCGGGAGCGACAAGCTCGCGATGGAGACGACCGCCGAGCGCGACGGCGACGAGTGGGTCCTGAACGGCCACAAGGAGTGGGTGACGAACTTCCTCGACGCCGACGTCGTCCTCACCTACGCGAAGACCGGTCCCGACGGGGACGCCCCCAACAACGTGAGCGCGTTCCTCGTCCCGACCGACGCGTTCGAGGTGGAGGAGGAGTGGCAGACGCTCGGCGCCTGGAGCGTGAAGTCGCCCCGGGTCCGCCTCGACGACGTGCGAGTCCCTGCGGACCGACTCGTCGGCGAGGAGGGCGAGGCGTACGTCCAGCGCGGGGAGGTCAAGACCGGCGTGAACGTCCCCGCACGCGGGGTCGGCATCGCGCGGGCGGCGCTCGAGGACACGGTCGCGTACACGAGCGAACGCGAGCAGTTCGACCAGCCGGTCGGCGACTTCCAGGGCGTCCGCTGGCGGGTCGCGGAGATGGCGGAGCGGGTCGACGCAGCCCGGCTGTTGACCCTCCGCGCGGCCGCACGAGCCGATCGCGGGGCGGACGTCGGCCGGGAGCTGAGCATGGCGAAGATCCGCGCGACGGAGTCGGCCGTCGAGAACGCGAACGACGCGCTCCAGCTCCACGGCGGGAAGGGGTACACGAACGAACACCACGTGGAGCGCTACCTCCGCGACGCGCGGCTGCTCACCATCGCCGGCGGCCCGAACGAACTCCACCGGAACACGCTGGCCGACGCGGTGTTCGACGCGCGTTCGGAATCGGCGTCGACGGAGTGA
- a CDS encoding universal stress protein encodes MQRGLVVVDKTDAHRGLIREAAEHAVGADAELVLFTTMTREEFESNAETLETIGSVENVSYDSDTALDAAANDVREFAADLLPAGVDVDVVARATDDDERADAVLDLASERDCDHVFVLGRRRSPTGKALFGDIAQRIALNFDGYVTLATS; translated from the coding sequence ATGCAACGAGGCCTAGTGGTAGTCGACAAGACGGACGCGCACAGGGGGCTGATCCGGGAGGCTGCCGAGCACGCAGTCGGCGCCGACGCCGAACTGGTCCTGTTCACGACGATGACCAGGGAGGAGTTCGAGTCGAACGCGGAGACGCTGGAGACGATCGGCTCGGTCGAGAACGTCAGCTACGACAGCGACACCGCGCTCGACGCGGCGGCGAACGATGTCCGCGAGTTCGCCGCGGACCTGCTTCCCGCCGGCGTCGACGTCGACGTGGTCGCGAGGGCGACCGACGACGACGAACGCGCGGACGCCGTGCTCGACCTGGCGTCCGAGCGTGACTGCGACCACGTCTTCGTCCTCGGCCGTCGTCGGTCGCCGACGGGCAAGGCGCTGTTCGGCGACATCGCCCAGCGGATCGCCCTGAACTTCGACGGCTACGTCACGCTGGCGACGAGCTGA
- a CDS encoding Lrp/AsnC family transcriptional regulator, with translation MAGLDQVDRGILYLLQRDARNSTTAGIGEALGVSSTTVGNRINNLENENVITGYLPTVDYERMGLDHHLLVVATVPFGDRERLADEALEVRGVVNVRELLTHRRNLTVELVGTARSDVEAALTELGELGLEIASVDMLKRELDQPVDHFGSDVVDGN, from the coding sequence ATGGCTGGTCTCGATCAAGTCGACCGCGGGATCCTGTACCTGCTCCAGCGAGACGCGCGCAACAGCACCACGGCGGGGATCGGCGAGGCGCTCGGCGTCTCCTCGACCACGGTCGGGAACCGGATCAACAACCTCGAGAACGAGAACGTCATCACGGGGTACCTGCCGACGGTCGACTACGAACGGATGGGGCTCGATCATCACCTGCTCGTCGTCGCGACGGTACCGTTCGGCGACCGCGAACGCCTCGCCGACGAGGCGCTCGAGGTTCGCGGCGTCGTGAACGTTCGGGAACTGTTGACCCACCGCCGGAACCTCACCGTCGAACTCGTCGGAACGGCGCGCAGCGACGTCGAGGCGGCGCTCACCGAACTCGGCGAACTCGGCCTCGAAATCGCCAGCGTCGATATGCTCAAGCGCGAACTCGACCAACCCGTGGACCACTTCGGCAGCGACGTCGTCGACGGGAACTGA
- a CDS encoding CapA family protein — protein sequence MPYQIGLTGDVMLGRLVDEHQRRRPVTAVWGDLLEYLEGLDGLFVNLECCLSSRGRPWRRTRRTFHFRAHPDWAVPALERAGVDCCALANNHVLDFEEEALRDTLDHLDGGGIARAGAGRTREEAFEPASVTASGLDVGFVSLTDNTPEYAASGASPGTAYVEIDVDDEGTRRAVSGALERARERDPDLLIASLHWGPNMVETPPDSFREFGRWLVDEGVDLVHGHSAHVFQGIEVYEGRPILYDTGDFVDDYAVDDRLRNDRSFLFEVSVTDDGDSVELRLLPTEIDDYSVHRAGAEAAEWSRERMRELSTEFGTSFERDGEQLVLDLDS from the coding sequence ATGCCCTACCAGATCGGGCTGACGGGCGACGTGATGCTCGGCCGCCTCGTCGACGAGCACCAGCGCCGCCGGCCCGTGACTGCGGTGTGGGGCGATCTCCTGGAGTACCTCGAGGGCCTCGACGGGCTCTTCGTCAACCTCGAGTGCTGCCTGTCGAGCCGGGGACGACCGTGGCGGCGGACGCGGCGAACGTTTCACTTCCGCGCGCACCCAGACTGGGCAGTCCCGGCCCTCGAACGCGCCGGCGTCGACTGCTGTGCACTGGCCAACAACCACGTCCTCGACTTCGAGGAGGAGGCGCTTCGCGACACGCTGGACCACCTCGACGGCGGCGGTATCGCTCGCGCCGGCGCGGGTCGGACGCGCGAGGAGGCGTTCGAACCGGCGTCGGTGACGGCGAGCGGCCTCGACGTCGGGTTCGTCTCCCTCACCGACAACACGCCCGAGTACGCCGCATCGGGGGCGTCGCCAGGGACGGCGTACGTCGAGATCGACGTCGACGACGAGGGGACGCGCAGGGCCGTCTCCGGGGCCCTCGAACGCGCGCGCGAACGGGACCCCGACCTGCTGATCGCCTCGCTCCACTGGGGGCCGAACATGGTCGAGACGCCCCCCGATTCGTTCCGCGAGTTCGGCCGGTGGCTCGTCGACGAGGGGGTCGACCTGGTTCACGGCCACAGCGCGCACGTCTTCCAGGGGATCGAGGTGTACGAGGGGCGACCGATCCTCTACGACACGGGCGACTTCGTCGACGACTACGCCGTCGACGATCGGCTGCGGAACGACCGGAGTTTCCTGTTCGAGGTGTCGGTGACGGACGATGGCGATTCCGTCGAACTCCGCCTGCTGCCGACGGAGATCGACGATTACTCGGTCCACCGCGCGGGCGCCGAGGCGGCCGAGTGGAGTCGCGAGCGAATGCGCGAACTGTCCACGGAGTTCGGGACCTCGTTCGAGCGCGACGGCGAACAGCTCGTGCTCGACCTCGACAGTTGA
- a CDS encoding HalOD1 output domain-containing protein — protein sequence MGKVSNAVVERVAKAENVDPRELNVSLYEVIDPDALDALFAPTCNGPRPVGKITFEFCGHTVVVTGDRTVSLADERSAAVSPTDD from the coding sequence ATGGGGAAGGTAAGTAACGCTGTAGTGGAACGAGTTGCGAAGGCCGAGAACGTCGATCCGCGGGAGCTGAACGTCTCGCTCTACGAGGTGATCGACCCTGACGCGCTGGACGCCCTGTTCGCGCCGACGTGCAACGGTCCCCGACCGGTCGGGAAGATCACGTTCGAATTCTGCGGCCACACGGTGGTCGTCACCGGGGATCGGACGGTCTCGCTGGCCGACGAGCGATCGGCCGCTGTGAGTCCCACCGACGACTGA
- a CDS encoding ABC transporter ATP-binding protein has product MSQQAVSHENVLEVRDVDVTFDMDRGTSRVLDDVSLDVRRGEILGVVGESGSGKSMLASAMLDAVVNPGKVDGDITYHDGSGRSMNVLDLEGEELKRLRWGDIAMVFQGAMSFFNPTMRIRGHFLETLKAHDEDVDAGMERARELLTDLHLEPERVLDTYPHELSGGMKQRALIALSLILDPEVLVMDEPTAALDLLMQRSILTLLEDLQEKYDLTIVFITHDLPLVQDLCDRIAVMYAFDVVEVFHADDLSNSQHPYTRSLLNTVPNLTTPLDELKAIEGSSPDPVDVPPGCSYHPRCPLATEECRREEPPLEPLGPGQEVACFHHDEVDGELPLILEDDSSEYERIEGRQSDEPVVTLDDVEVHFEDDGGGFFGLFSDPNVVRAVDGVDLDIYENDVVAVVGESGCGKTTLGKTAVGLQEPTGGSVNYRGQDVWEAKKGKAGDGERSYDDIRRALQIIHQDPGSSLNPNRKVSAILQVPMKRWKPDLDKEDRWARVLAMLESAGMSPPEDYAERFPHQLSGGEQQRVALIRALLMNPDLILADEAVSALDVSMRVDMMDLMLTLQDLFDTSYLFISHNLTNARYLTGRAGGRIAVMYLGEIVEIGPAEEIVRNPKHPYTQALHWATTDITDGDETHDEAPISDIDIPDPVDPPSGCRFHPRCPKAREACTETNPELQEGHTAACFRDRDDDHPYWDSEPLDNEVVGVGGDAP; this is encoded by the coding sequence ATGTCACAACAGGCGGTATCGCACGAGAACGTCCTCGAAGTTCGGGACGTCGACGTCACCTTCGACATGGACCGCGGGACGTCCAGGGTGCTCGACGACGTCTCGCTGGACGTTCGCCGGGGGGAGATACTCGGCGTCGTCGGCGAGAGTGGGAGCGGGAAGTCGATGCTCGCGTCGGCGATGCTCGACGCGGTCGTCAACCCAGGGAAGGTCGACGGCGACATCACCTACCACGACGGGAGCGGCCGTTCGATGAACGTCCTCGACCTCGAGGGTGAGGAGTTGAAGCGACTGCGATGGGGGGACATCGCGATGGTGTTCCAGGGCGCGATGAGCTTCTTCAACCCGACGATGCGGATCCGGGGGCACTTCCTCGAGACGCTCAAGGCCCACGACGAGGACGTCGACGCGGGCATGGAGCGCGCACGCGAACTGCTCACCGACCTCCACCTCGAACCCGAGCGCGTGCTCGACACGTATCCGCACGAACTCAGCGGGGGGATGAAACAGCGGGCGCTCATCGCGCTCAGTCTCATCCTCGATCCGGAGGTGCTCGTGATGGACGAGCCGACGGCGGCGCTGGACCTGCTGATGCAACGCTCGATCCTCACGCTGCTCGAGGACCTCCAGGAGAAGTACGACCTGACCATCGTCTTCATCACCCACGACCTCCCGCTGGTGCAGGACCTCTGTGACCGCATCGCGGTGATGTACGCGTTCGACGTCGTGGAGGTGTTCCACGCCGACGACCTCTCGAACTCCCAGCACCCGTACACCAGATCGCTCCTCAACACCGTGCCGAACCTCACGACGCCGCTCGACGAACTGAAGGCGATCGAGGGCTCGAGCCCGGACCCGGTCGACGTGCCGCCGGGCTGTTCGTACCACCCCCGCTGCCCGCTCGCGACCGAGGAGTGTCGCCGCGAGGAACCTCCCCTGGAGCCGCTCGGCCCCGGTCAGGAGGTCGCCTGCTTCCACCACGATGAGGTAGACGGGGAACTGCCATTGATCCTCGAGGACGACTCGTCCGAGTACGAGCGGATCGAGGGGCGCCAGTCGGACGAGCCGGTGGTGACCCTCGACGACGTCGAGGTCCACTTCGAGGACGACGGCGGGGGGTTCTTCGGCCTGTTCAGCGACCCCAACGTCGTCCGCGCGGTCGACGGCGTCGACCTCGACATCTACGAGAACGACGTGGTCGCCGTGGTCGGCGAGTCCGGCTGCGGGAAGACGACCCTCGGGAAGACGGCCGTCGGGCTCCAGGAGCCCACCGGTGGGAGCGTCAACTACCGCGGCCAGGACGTCTGGGAGGCCAAGAAGGGGAAGGCGGGGGACGGCGAACGATCGTACGACGACATCAGGCGGGCCCTGCAGATCATCCACCAGGACCCGGGGAGCTCGCTCAACCCCAACCGGAAGGTCTCGGCGATCCTCCAGGTGCCGATGAAGCGCTGGAAACCCGACCTCGACAAGGAGGACCGGTGGGCGCGCGTGCTCGCCATGCTGGAATCCGCGGGGATGTCGCCGCCGGAGGACTACGCGGAGCGGTTCCCACACCAGCTCTCGGGCGGCGAACAGCAGCGCGTCGCGCTCATCCGCGCGCTGCTGATGAACCCCGACCTCATCCTCGCCGACGAGGCGGTCTCGGCGCTCGACGTGTCGATGCGGGTCGACATGATGGACCTCATGTTGACGCTGCAGGACCTGTTCGACACGTCGTACCTGTTCATCTCGCACAACCTCACCAACGCCCGCTACCTGACCGGGCGCGCCGGGGGGCGCATCGCCGTGATGTACCTCGGCGAGATCGTCGAGATCGGCCCCGCCGAGGAGATCGTCCGGAACCCGAAGCACCCGTACACGCAGGCGCTCCACTGGGCGACGACCGACATCACGGACGGCGACGAGACGCACGACGAGGCGCCGATCAGCGACATCGACATCCCCGACCCGGTGGACCCGCCGTCGGGCTGTCGGTTCCACCCGCGGTGCCCGAAGGCCCGGGAGGCCTGTACCGAGACGAACCCCGAACTCCAGGAGGGTCACACCGCCGCCTGCTTCCGCGACCGCGACGATGACCACCCATACTGGGACAGCGAGCCGCTCGACAACGAAGTCGTCGGCGTCGGGGGTGACGCCCCGTGA
- a CDS encoding ABC transporter substrate-binding protein produces the protein MVNDDYTPSDRNGHASNRLSRRRMMQGAGAATAVFLAGCSGGDDEDVTPVNGNGGNGGGNGGNGGNGGNREFHTFLPGAMESQSQIQNPWGANLHALAWSIHPQLARWSTSAEFNKETSNTYDQFVPLGLESLDIDQGNGTITMGLYDDWQWTSGDEVTADDLTLRLKIQKELGKIDSVMWSNVDAITAEGDKTVVMELGELNTDYAAKQMFTQDYQLSPPREIDGEETVFVDYLERLQDATTTDAITKIDQELTDDHQWPIDETVTCGPWKISDSTETVAVLEPHDGFHSPPEFSGRIENFDAAGGRSQPISAALSGNIEAGPLPQPEHIERIQKEENMEIVIRAGTAVQGLAFNWNTDADGVPDVYAEPKFRQAIAYVLNNEEISRAHPTRTTALERADGVFFKTEEALPNIHDTLRTYGTDHEKATQLLEEVGFSKEDGTWYYQGEEFVIDHISPNYHHWPTTGQATMNQLEQFGFSTNFSVNEQFGSILWGRSDDTWNSLRTHTNAQSPVSYLGTMFDGDSMVYFPETIEVPMPVGNWEGDLQEINVREEVDGLAKLTGEEYTTQIELLAWVYNYALPSIPTNVENWGMMYWTDEWNWPAKDDPLWGINYTNRTFMSIPAMSPK, from the coding sequence ATGGTCAACGACGACTACACGCCGTCGGACCGGAACGGGCACGCCAGTAACCGCCTCAGCCGCAGACGGATGATGCAGGGGGCCGGTGCGGCGACCGCCGTCTTCCTCGCCGGCTGTTCCGGCGGCGACGACGAGGACGTCACGCCCGTCAACGGCAACGGCGGGAACGGCGGCGGAAATGGGGGGAACGGCGGAAACGGCGGGAACAGGGAGTTCCACACGTTCCTGCCGGGCGCGATGGAGTCCCAGTCGCAGATCCAGAACCCGTGGGGGGCGAACCTCCACGCGCTCGCGTGGTCCATCCACCCGCAACTCGCGCGATGGTCGACGTCCGCCGAGTTCAACAAGGAGACCAGCAACACGTACGACCAGTTCGTCCCGCTGGGCCTGGAGTCGCTCGACATCGACCAGGGGAACGGGACCATCACGATGGGCCTGTACGACGACTGGCAGTGGACGTCCGGGGACGAGGTAACGGCCGACGACCTGACGCTGCGGCTCAAGATCCAGAAGGAACTCGGGAAGATCGACTCGGTCATGTGGTCGAACGTCGACGCGATCACCGCCGAGGGCGACAAGACCGTCGTCATGGAGCTGGGGGAGCTGAACACCGACTACGCGGCGAAACAGATGTTCACCCAGGATTACCAGCTCTCCCCGCCGCGCGAGATCGACGGCGAGGAGACCGTGTTCGTCGACTACCTCGAGCGTCTGCAGGACGCGACCACGACCGACGCGATCACGAAGATCGACCAGGAGCTCACCGACGACCACCAGTGGCCGATCGACGAGACGGTCACGTGCGGGCCGTGGAAGATCAGCGACTCGACCGAGACGGTCGCGGTGCTCGAGCCCCACGACGGATTCCACTCCCCGCCGGAGTTCTCGGGGCGCATCGAGAACTTCGACGCCGCGGGCGGGCGCTCGCAGCCCATCTCGGCGGCCCTCTCGGGCAACATCGAGGCCGGGCCGCTCCCCCAGCCCGAGCACATCGAGCGGATCCAGAAGGAGGAGAACATGGAGATCGTGATCCGCGCGGGGACCGCCGTGCAGGGGCTCGCGTTCAACTGGAACACGGACGCCGACGGCGTCCCCGACGTGTACGCCGAGCCCAAGTTCCGGCAGGCGATCGCGTACGTCCTCAACAACGAGGAGATCTCGCGTGCCCACCCGACCCGCACGACCGCGCTCGAGCGGGCCGACGGGGTCTTCTTCAAGACCGAGGAGGCCCTGCCGAACATCCACGACACGCTCCGGACGTACGGGACCGACCACGAGAAGGCCACACAGTTGCTCGAGGAGGTCGGCTTCTCCAAGGAGGACGGCACCTGGTACTACCAGGGCGAGGAGTTCGTCATCGACCACATCTCGCCGAACTACCACCACTGGCCGACGACGGGTCAGGCGACGATGAACCAGCTCGAGCAGTTCGGCTTCAGCACGAACTTCTCGGTCAACGAGCAGTTCGGCTCGATCCTCTGGGGTCGTTCGGACGACACCTGGAACTCCCTACGCACGCACACCAACGCGCAGTCGCCGGTGTCGTACCTGGGAACGATGTTCGACGGCGACAGCATGGTCTACTTCCCCGAGACGATCGAGGTCCCGATGCCGGTCGGTAACTGGGAGGGCGACCTGCAGGAGATCAACGTCCGCGAGGAGGTCGACGGCCTCGCGAAGCTCACCGGCGAGGAGTACACCACGCAGATCGAACTGCTCGCGTGGGTGTACAACTACGCGCTGCCCTCGATCCCCACCAACGTCGAGAACTGGGGGATGATGTACTGGACCGACGAGTGGAACTGGCCGGCCAAGGACGACCCGCTATGGGGCATCAACTACACCAACCGGACGTTCATGTCCATCCCCGCGATGAGCCCGAAGTGA
- a CDS encoding SDR family NAD(P)-dependent oxidoreductase, translated as MASDSEPAVSVEDRSAVVIGGTTGIGRAIALAFADEGADVVATSRTREAVEDVATELRDRGATTAEVTCDVRDRESIERLRDVAEETLGSVDVLVNSAGTVAQSPITEMSEEEWARDIDVCLTGVFRACQIFGRTMTEGSIVNVSSMSAGQAREARAAYCAAKSGVDGLTRAAAADLAPDVRVNAVAPGFVKTPMAGPKLDDGSSFRETVDERTPMERVATPEEIAGTVIYLASDAASFTTAQVVTVDGGYDVSSL; from the coding sequence ATGGCCAGTGACTCCGAACCAGCCGTGAGTGTCGAGGACCGATCCGCCGTCGTCATCGGGGGGACGACCGGAATCGGTCGCGCGATCGCCCTCGCGTTCGCCGACGAGGGTGCCGACGTCGTCGCGACCAGTCGCACCCGGGAGGCGGTCGAGGACGTCGCGACGGAGCTGCGAGACCGTGGCGCGACGACGGCCGAGGTCACCTGTGACGTCCGCGACCGCGAGTCGATCGAACGGCTCCGGGACGTCGCCGAGGAGACGCTCGGATCGGTCGACGTGCTCGTCAACTCCGCGGGAACGGTCGCACAGAGCCCCATCACCGAGATGTCCGAGGAGGAGTGGGCCCGGGACATCGACGTGTGTCTCACCGGCGTGTTCCGGGCGTGCCAGATCTTCGGCCGGACGATGACCGAGGGGAGCATCGTCAACGTCTCCTCGATGTCGGCGGGCCAGGCCCGCGAGGCCAGGGCGGCCTACTGCGCCGCGAAGAGCGGCGTCGACGGGCTCACCCGTGCCGCCGCCGCCGACCTCGCCCCGGACGTCCGCGTCAACGCCGTCGCCCCCGGCTTCGTCAAGACGCCGATGGCCGGCCCGAAACTCGACGACGGGTCGTCGTTCCGCGAGACCGTCGACGAGCGAACGCCGATGGAGCGCGTCGCGACCCCGGAGGAGATCGCCGGGACGGTCATCTACCTCGCGAGCGACGCGGCCTCGTTCACCACTGCGCAGGTGGTGACGGTGGACGGCGGCTACGACGTCAGTTCGCTGTAG
- a CDS encoding IclR family transcriptional regulator: MEDGSEGQTLQGVRKAFKIVRHIKETGPTTVTGLADALDLPKSTAHIHLKTMAEAGYLYKDDGTYRLSLHFLSHGTVVRREFEIYQVAKGEINSLAEETGEVASIGVEEGGKRVLLYKSEGGDAVYDNSHTGEFTEMHWTSLGKALLAHMPRERVEAIVDEHGLPRATEHTLTEPEALYDELERIREQGYALEDEEHWENIRAVSVPVLSEQGIIGAISLSGPKARFSDSLIEERILDPLYDKANVIELRLKHY; this comes from the coding sequence ATGGAAGACGGGTCCGAGGGACAGACGCTCCAGGGGGTTCGGAAGGCGTTCAAGATAGTTAGACACATCAAGGAGACGGGACCGACGACGGTGACGGGGCTCGCGGACGCGCTCGACCTCCCCAAGAGCACGGCCCACATCCACCTGAAGACGATGGCCGAAGCGGGGTACCTGTACAAGGACGACGGGACGTATCGGCTTAGCCTCCACTTCCTCAGCCACGGCACGGTCGTCCGTCGCGAGTTCGAGATCTACCAGGTCGCCAAGGGGGAGATCAACAGCCTCGCCGAGGAGACGGGGGAGGTCGCGAGCATCGGGGTCGAGGAGGGCGGCAAGCGCGTGCTACTCTACAAGTCGGAGGGCGGCGACGCGGTCTACGACAACTCCCACACCGGTGAGTTCACCGAGATGCACTGGACGTCACTGGGGAAGGCGCTGCTCGCGCACATGCCCCGGGAGCGGGTCGAGGCGATCGTCGACGAGCACGGGCTTCCCCGTGCGACGGAACACACGCTCACCGAACCGGAGGCGCTCTACGACGAGCTCGAACGCATCCGTGAGCAGGGATACGCGCTCGAGGACGAGGAGCACTGGGAGAACATCCGCGCCGTCTCCGTTCCGGTGCTCTCCGAGCAGGGCATCATCGGGGCGATCTCCCTGTCGGGGCCCAAAGCCAGGTTCTCGGACTCGCTCATCGAGGAGCGCATCCTCGACCCCCTGTACGACAAGGCGAACGTGATCGAACTCCGCCTCAAACACTACTGA
- a CDS encoding zinc-ribbon domain-containing protein produces MSADSADEPSAEGRGPDEAYCRSCGVLIDADARYCPTCGAPQDGPSPSSATSSLDTALDDLLEGGNPFVAAVLSAVFPGLGQLYNRELEKGLLVIAASILAVLSAVILVGFVLYPAVWLFAIYDAYTVAERQSATGGRDAMRGVDAASDTKPPRDD; encoded by the coding sequence ATGTCCGCCGATTCCGCCGACGAGCCCTCCGCGGAGGGTCGCGGTCCCGACGAGGCGTACTGCCGCAGCTGCGGGGTCCTCATAGACGCCGACGCCCGATACTGCCCGACGTGCGGCGCCCCGCAGGACGGCCCCTCCCCGTCGTCCGCGACCTCATCGCTCGACACGGCGCTGGACGACCTCCTCGAGGGCGGCAACCCGTTCGTCGCGGCCGTCCTCTCGGCGGTGTTCCCCGGCCTCGGACAGCTCTACAACCGCGAACTCGAGAAGGGACTCCTCGTCATCGCCGCCAGCATCCTCGCGGTGCTGTCCGCCGTGATCCTCGTCGGGTTCGTCCTCTACCCGGCCGTCTGGCTCTTCGCCATCTACGACGCGTACACCGTCGCCGAGCGGCAGTCCGCGACCGGCGGCCGGGACGCGATGAGAGGTGTGGACGCCGCCTCCGACACGAAACCCCCGCGGGACGACTGA